From the genome of Pelomonas sp. SE-A7, one region includes:
- a CDS encoding ABC transporter ATP-binding protein has translation MRVAAKIRHLALGGKTVLGDCSLELAGGWTAIVGPNGAGKSTLLKALAGLLPCEGRIVLQGRELADWSRRERALTLAWLGQNEASTDEMLAREVVMLGRLPHQAWLAPPSAVDQQAVERAMRQTQCWDWRERPLNQLSGGERQRVLLARALATESPLLLMDEPLAHLDPPHQADWLALVRERAAAGTTVLSVLHELNIALQADRMLIMEAGRTVHFGAPSEAATRAALQQVFQHRLQLFELQGQWVALPATPQPSASNVLPLHGRHHD, from the coding sequence ATGAGGGTCGCCGCCAAGATCCGCCACCTGGCCCTCGGCGGCAAGACCGTGCTGGGCGACTGCAGCCTGGAGCTGGCCGGCGGCTGGACCGCCATCGTCGGCCCCAATGGCGCCGGCAAGTCCACGCTGCTCAAGGCACTGGCCGGCCTGCTGCCCTGCGAAGGCCGCATCGTGCTGCAGGGCCGCGAGCTGGCCGACTGGTCACGCCGCGAGCGGGCGCTGACCCTGGCCTGGCTGGGCCAGAACGAAGCCAGCACCGACGAGATGCTGGCCCGCGAGGTCGTGATGCTGGGCCGCTTGCCCCACCAGGCCTGGCTGGCGCCACCTTCCGCGGTCGACCAGCAGGCCGTCGAGCGTGCGATGCGCCAGACCCAGTGCTGGGACTGGCGCGAGCGGCCGCTCAACCAGCTCTCCGGCGGCGAACGCCAGCGCGTGCTGCTGGCCCGCGCCCTGGCCACCGAATCGCCGCTGCTGCTGATGGACGAGCCGCTCGCCCATCTGGACCCGCCGCACCAGGCCGACTGGCTGGCCCTGGTGCGCGAGCGCGCGGCCGCCGGAACCACCGTGCTGTCGGTGCTCCATGAGCTGAACATCGCGCTGCAGGCCGACCGCATGCTGATCATGGAGGCCGGACGAACGGTCCACTTCGGAGCACCCTCGGAGGCCGCCACCCGTGCGGCACTCCAGCAAGTCTTCCAGCACCGGCTGCAGCTGTTCGAGCTGCAAGGCCAATGGGTCGCCCTGCCCGCAACGCCGCAGCCGTCGGCCAGCAATGTGCTGCCGCTGCATGGCCGGCATCATGACTGA
- a CDS encoding cobyric acid synthase: protein MTEHRARAVMVLGTTSGAGKSWLATALCRWYARQGYKVAPFKAQNMSNNARVVQGPGGGAGEIGSAQYFQALAARCAPEVRHNPVLLKPEADTASQVVLLGQVDDALSRMPWRERSEALWKAARPALHELMQENEIVVIEGAGSPAEINLHANDFVNMRTALEANAACLLVTDIDRGGAFAHLYGTHQLLPPNERALLRGFVLNRFRGDASLLSPGPEQLEAMTGVPTLAVLPMWRGHGLPEEDGIFDDRATGSGLSIAVVAYPRISNLDEFQPLRNTPGVRLVWAREPRQLQEADWIILPGSKSVAADLAWLRAQKLDAVINAHAAASKPVLGICGGLQMLGEALLDPHGLDGNAPGLGLLPLVTQYDPDKLLRPAELRFVTGLATPWQALAGIEARGYEIRQGRTAQHPDLPNALPALKTAEGEVIGWQQGSVLGCYAHGLFEQAAVLRALFGQEAPDLEQVFEGLADYLDRHFQPGSLAALLGGTLPTLS from the coding sequence ATGACTGAGCACCGCGCACGCGCCGTGATGGTGCTGGGCACAACCAGCGGCGCCGGCAAGAGCTGGCTGGCCACGGCCCTGTGCCGCTGGTATGCCCGCCAGGGCTACAAGGTCGCGCCGTTCAAGGCTCAGAACATGAGCAACAACGCCCGCGTGGTCCAGGGCCCGGGCGGCGGTGCCGGCGAGATCGGCAGCGCCCAGTATTTCCAGGCCCTGGCGGCGCGCTGCGCGCCCGAGGTCAGGCACAACCCGGTGCTGCTCAAGCCCGAGGCCGATACCGCTTCGCAGGTCGTGCTGCTGGGCCAGGTTGACGATGCCCTGTCCAGGATGCCCTGGCGGGAGCGCAGCGAGGCGCTGTGGAAGGCGGCCCGGCCGGCCCTGCATGAGCTGATGCAGGAGAACGAGATCGTCGTGATCGAGGGTGCCGGCTCGCCGGCCGAGATCAACCTGCACGCCAACGACTTCGTCAACATGCGCACCGCGCTGGAGGCGAACGCCGCCTGCCTGCTGGTGACCGACATAGACCGTGGCGGCGCCTTTGCCCATCTCTACGGCACGCATCAATTGCTGCCGCCGAATGAGCGCGCCCTGCTCCGCGGCTTCGTGCTGAACCGTTTCCGTGGCGATGCCAGCCTGCTGTCGCCCGGGCCCGAGCAACTCGAAGCGATGACCGGCGTGCCGACGCTGGCCGTGCTGCCGATGTGGCGCGGCCATGGACTGCCTGAAGAGGATGGCATCTTTGATGACCGTGCGACTGGTTCGGGCCTGAGCATCGCAGTCGTCGCCTACCCACGCATCTCCAACCTCGACGAGTTCCAGCCGCTGCGCAACACGCCGGGCGTGCGCCTGGTCTGGGCGCGCGAGCCGCGCCAGTTGCAGGAAGCCGACTGGATCATCCTGCCCGGCTCCAAGTCGGTGGCCGCCGACCTGGCCTGGCTGCGCGCGCAGAAGCTGGATGCCGTGATCAACGCCCATGCGGCCGCGAGCAAGCCGGTGCTGGGCATCTGCGGCGGCCTGCAGATGCTGGGCGAGGCCCTGCTCGACCCGCATGGCCTGGATGGCAATGCGCCGGGCCTGGGCCTGCTGCCCCTGGTCACGCAGTACGATCCCGACAAGCTGCTGCGGCCGGCCGAGTTGCGCTTTGTCACCGGGCTCGCCACGCCCTGGCAGGCGCTGGCTGGCATCGAGGCGCGCGGCTACGAGATCCGTCAGGGCCGCACGGCCCAGCATCCCGACCTGCCGAACGCCCTCCCGGCCCTGAAAACGGCCGAGGGCGAGGTCATAGGCTGGCAACAGGGCTCGGTCCTGGGCTGCTATGCGCACGGGCTTTTCGAGCAGGCCGCAGTGCTGCGGGCCCTGTTCGGCCAGGAGGCTCCGGACCTGGAGCAGGTGTTCGAGGGGCTGGCCGACTATCTGGATCGGCATTTCCAGCCGGGCAGTCTGGCCGCCCTGCTGGGGGGAACCCTTCCTACACTTTCATGA